The Brevibacillus brevis genome contains a region encoding:
- the cysT gene encoding sulfate ABC transporter permease subunit CysT has protein sequence MRKSLRNRGFLPGFGMTMGYTIVYLSLLVLIPLSVLFLKASTISWEQFIGTIMDTRVLASIRVSIMTSFFAACLNAVFGVLVAWVLVRYQFAGKRIIDGMVDLPFALPTAVGGIALTSIYAENGWIGQYLAEWGIKVAYTPIGIWVALTFIGLPFVVRTVQPVLQDWDLQMEEAAATLGATRWNTFWRVVLPHLLPAIITGFALAFARALGEYGSVVFISGNMPLKTEIVPLLIMTKLEQFDYAGATAIATVMLVISFIMLLIINYLQWRINKFDAAR, from the coding sequence ATGAGAAAATCACTGCGCAACAGAGGTTTTTTGCCAGGCTTTGGCATGACCATGGGCTATACAATCGTCTACCTGAGTCTTCTGGTGCTGATCCCTCTGTCTGTCTTGTTTTTAAAAGCTTCGACGATAAGCTGGGAGCAATTCATAGGGACGATCATGGATACGCGCGTCCTTGCCTCTATTCGTGTGAGTATTATGACTTCCTTCTTCGCGGCTTGTCTCAATGCAGTGTTCGGTGTCTTAGTGGCATGGGTATTGGTTCGCTATCAGTTTGCGGGGAAGCGGATCATCGACGGCATGGTTGATCTGCCATTTGCTTTACCTACCGCTGTAGGCGGGATTGCCCTGACTTCTATCTACGCTGAAAATGGCTGGATCGGGCAGTATCTGGCGGAATGGGGGATTAAGGTAGCGTACACCCCCATCGGTATATGGGTTGCACTAACATTCATCGGTCTTCCTTTTGTCGTCAGAACCGTCCAGCCTGTTTTGCAGGATTGGGATTTGCAAATGGAGGAAGCGGCGGCTACGTTGGGCGCTACGCGATGGAATACATTTTGGCGGGTGGTTTTGCCGCATCTGTTACCGGCGATCATTACGGGTTTTGCGCTCGCCTTTGCCAGAGCATTGGGGGAGTACGGCTCCGTCGTTTTCATCTCCGGGAACATGCCGTTGAAAACAGAGATTGTGCCCCTCTTGATTATGACCAAGCTGGAACAGTTTGACTATGCAGGCGCCACGGCAATTGCAACAGTCATGCTAGTGATTTCCTTTATCATGCTTTTGATCATCAACTACTTGCAATGGAGAATCAATAAATTCGATGCGGCCCGTTAG
- a CDS encoding ABC-F family ATP-binding cassette domain-containing protein: MISTQNVTLRYGKRALFEDVSIKFTPGNCYGLIGANGAGKSTFVKILSGEIEPTSGHVSVTPGERIAVLKQNHFEFDEYEVLKTVIMGHKRLFEIMEEKTALYMKEDFSEEDGNRASQLEGEFEELNGWMAEADAASLLIGLGIPTDLHDKQMKDLSGTEKVRVLLAQALFGNPHILLLDEPTNHLDIESIRWLENFLADYENTVIVVSHDRHFLNKVCTHIADIDFGKIQMYVGNYDFWYESSQLALKMVRDQNKKKEEKMKELQEFIARFSANASKSKQATSRKKLLEKITLEDIRPSSRKYPFINFKPEREAGKNLVAIEGLSKTIEGEKLFENLHLTINKGDKVAFVGPNELAKTTFFQILMGEVQPDSGSFEWGVTTSQAYFPKDNAEYFNSDLSLVDWLRQYSKDQDETFIRGFLGRMLFSGDEALKKANVLSGGEKVRCMLSKMMLASANVLIMDEPTNHLDLESITALNNGLIEFDGTLLFVSHDHQFVQTIANRIIEFTPKGVIDKMMTYDEYLESDEIKRLRDEHYA; this comes from the coding sequence ATGATAAGCACTCAGAACGTGACGCTGCGCTACGGCAAGCGCGCACTGTTTGAAGATGTATCCATTAAGTTTACCCCAGGTAACTGTTACGGCCTCATCGGTGCGAACGGTGCAGGGAAGTCTACCTTCGTGAAGATCCTCTCCGGAGAGATCGAGCCGACGAGCGGTCACGTTTCGGTGACACCGGGCGAGCGTATCGCTGTATTAAAGCAGAACCACTTTGAATTCGACGAGTACGAAGTGTTAAAAACGGTTATTATGGGCCACAAGCGCCTGTTCGAGATCATGGAAGAGAAGACCGCTCTTTACATGAAAGAAGATTTCTCCGAGGAAGACGGCAATCGCGCGTCCCAATTGGAGGGAGAATTCGAAGAGCTGAACGGCTGGATGGCCGAAGCAGATGCAGCTAGCTTGCTGATCGGCCTCGGTATCCCGACAGACCTGCACGACAAGCAAATGAAGGACCTCTCTGGTACGGAGAAGGTACGCGTTCTGTTGGCACAAGCACTGTTTGGTAATCCACACATCCTGCTCTTGGATGAGCCGACGAACCACTTGGACATCGAGTCGATTCGTTGGTTGGAAAACTTCCTGGCGGATTATGAAAACACCGTCATCGTTGTATCCCATGACCGTCACTTCCTGAACAAGGTGTGTACGCACATTGCGGATATTGACTTTGGCAAAATCCAAATGTACGTGGGTAACTACGACTTCTGGTACGAATCCAGCCAATTGGCGCTGAAAATGGTTCGTGATCAGAATAAGAAGAAAGAAGAAAAAATGAAGGAACTGCAAGAGTTTATTGCGCGTTTCTCTGCGAATGCTTCCAAGTCCAAGCAGGCGACTTCGCGTAAAAAGCTGTTGGAGAAAATTACGTTGGAAGACATTCGTCCTTCCAGCCGTAAGTATCCGTTCATTAACTTCAAGCCAGAGCGTGAAGCAGGTAAAAACCTCGTAGCCATCGAAGGCTTGAGCAAGACGATTGAAGGCGAAAAGCTGTTTGAAAACCTTCACCTCACCATTAACAAAGGGGATAAAGTTGCGTTTGTCGGACCAAATGAGCTGGCGAAAACAACCTTCTTCCAAATTTTGATGGGTGAAGTTCAGCCTGATAGCGGTTCTTTCGAATGGGGCGTTACGACTTCCCAAGCGTACTTCCCAAAAGACAATGCGGAGTACTTTAACTCCGATTTAAGCCTGGTTGACTGGCTGCGCCAATACTCCAAAGATCAAGACGAGACATTCATTCGTGGATTCCTCGGTCGCATGCTGTTCTCTGGAGATGAAGCGCTGAAAAAGGCGAACGTATTGTCCGGGGGAGAAAAAGTTCGTTGCATGCTGTCCAAGATGATGCTGGCGAGTGCCAACGTACTGATCATGGACGAACCGACGAACCACTTGGATTTGGAATCCATTACTGCATTGAACAACGGCTTGATTGAGTTCGACGGTACACTTCTGTTCGTATCTCATGACCACCAGTTCGTCCAAACGATTGCGAACCGGATCATTGAGTTCACGCCGAAGGGTGTCATTGATAAAATGATGACGTACGACGAGTACCTCGAGAGCGATGAAATCAAACGCCTGCGTGACGAGCATTACGCGTAA
- a CDS encoding sodium:solute symporter family protein: MNIALIIIFSFLLLSFYSGIRAQKGKDMNMEQWTVGGRGFGSIFIFLLVAGEIYTTFTFLGGSGWAYSKGAPSYYVLSYISLAYVISYWLLPPIWRYAKEHKLVSQSDFFVSKYNSPILGILVAAVGVIAIIPYLVLQFKGLGIIVSEASYGSISPAAAIWIGVIAVTIYVMISGIHGSAWTAAIKDIMIFFVVVFLGLYLPFHYYGGIQPMFEAVQASNPGFLTFPEEGLSISWYISTVLVTVFGFYMWPHTFGSVFSAKNENVFRKNTIMLPLYTLMLLFVFFVGFTAILQVPGLKGADGDLSLLRLSLQTFDPWVVGIIGAAGLLTALVPGSMLLMTGATLLAKNVYKVMAPHTSDAQIARIAKWLVPVISLVSLYFALSGGDTLVTLLLMGYSLVTQLFPALLFSLPAKPWVNKYGAFAGIICGVSTVAYVTIFQVTIATMFPNWPAVVKDLNIGVVALLVNLVVMFAVTFVTKHLFALNRHAANTEGTSTL; this comes from the coding sequence ATGAATATTGCCTTGATCATTATTTTTTCCTTTTTATTGCTGTCCTTCTACTCCGGTATTCGTGCGCAAAAAGGGAAAGACATGAATATGGAACAATGGACCGTTGGCGGTAGAGGTTTTGGTTCGATCTTTATTTTCTTGCTGGTAGCAGGCGAGATTTATACGACATTCACCTTTTTGGGGGGCAGCGGTTGGGCGTACTCCAAAGGGGCACCATCTTATTACGTTCTCTCTTACATTTCCCTCGCCTATGTCATTTCCTATTGGCTCTTGCCGCCAATTTGGCGGTATGCCAAAGAGCACAAGCTCGTCTCCCAATCCGATTTTTTTGTGAGCAAATACAATAGCCCGATACTTGGCATTTTGGTCGCCGCAGTCGGAGTTATTGCGATTATCCCGTATCTCGTCCTCCAATTCAAAGGCCTTGGGATCATTGTATCGGAAGCTTCCTATGGCTCGATTTCGCCTGCTGCTGCGATATGGATCGGGGTCATCGCTGTTACCATTTACGTCATGATCTCGGGAATTCACGGTTCGGCTTGGACGGCTGCGATCAAAGACATCATGATTTTCTTTGTCGTCGTTTTCCTTGGGCTTTACCTTCCGTTTCATTACTACGGGGGCATCCAGCCAATGTTTGAAGCCGTACAAGCCTCCAATCCTGGTTTCTTGACTTTCCCCGAAGAGGGATTAAGCATTTCCTGGTACATTTCTACGGTGCTGGTCACAGTGTTTGGCTTTTACATGTGGCCGCATACGTTCGGCTCTGTGTTTTCAGCGAAAAATGAAAATGTGTTCCGCAAAAATACGATCATGCTGCCGCTCTATACCTTGATGCTGCTGTTTGTGTTCTTTGTCGGCTTTACCGCGATTCTGCAAGTACCTGGTTTAAAAGGGGCGGACGGCGATTTGTCCTTGCTCCGTCTGTCGTTGCAAACATTCGATCCGTGGGTAGTCGGGATTATTGGAGCGGCAGGCTTGCTAACGGCACTCGTACCAGGCTCGATGCTATTGATGACCGGGGCGACACTCTTGGCGAAAAATGTGTACAAAGTCATGGCTCCGCACACGTCTGATGCACAAATCGCCCGGATTGCCAAATGGTTGGTGCCTGTCATCTCGTTGGTCTCGCTTTATTTTGCACTGAGTGGGGGAGATACGCTCGTTACGCTGTTATTAATGGGCTACAGCTTGGTCACACAGTTATTCCCGGCATTGCTTTTCAGTCTCCCTGCCAAGCCATGGGTGAATAAATACGGTGCGTTTGCCGGGATTATATGCGGCGTGTCTACCGTTGCGTATGTGACCATTTTCCAAGTGACGATTGCAACCATGTTTCCAAATTGGCCAGCCGTTGTCAAAGACTTGAACATTGGTGTCGTGGCATTGCTAGTCAATCTCGTCGTGATGTTTGCTGTGACATTTGTGACGAAGCATCTTTTTGCACTCAATCGTCATGCAGCAAACACAGAAGGCACATCAACTCTTTAA
- a CDS encoding sulfate/molybdate ABC transporter ATP-binding protein — protein MSIEVVNITKSYKSFTALKNVNLHIPEGELVALLGPSGSGKTTLLRLIAGLEQPQEGSILFNGEDNTNRDVRERQVGFVFQHYALFRHMNIFDNIAFGLSVRSRKTRPSKEEISEKVHSLLKLVQLDGLAHRYPSQLSGGQRQRVALARALAVEPKFLLLDEPFGALDTKVRQELRRWLRHLHGKLGLTILFVTHDQEEAMELADQVVVMNEGRVEQVGSPEEIYHHPANPFVYSFLGRVNLFHGRIQNGKIKLGEAEFETDWKDKAVEAPAVGYMRPHDVEISLRPPEGKSARSVQAEINHISLLGPIVRLDLKRLDTDEVFEAEMSRQRFMELNVEEESIVYVTLHNVSIYVDSQPLQTHRPALVPLQASV, from the coding sequence ATGAGTATCGAGGTAGTGAACATTACGAAGTCATATAAAAGCTTTACGGCGCTGAAAAATGTAAATCTGCATATCCCGGAAGGCGAACTCGTAGCGCTTCTCGGGCCTTCCGGATCGGGAAAGACGACGCTTTTGCGTCTCATCGCTGGACTGGAGCAACCACAGGAGGGGAGCATCCTCTTTAACGGAGAGGATAATACGAACCGTGACGTACGCGAGCGGCAGGTTGGATTTGTTTTTCAGCATTACGCCTTGTTTCGGCATATGAACATCTTTGACAACATTGCGTTTGGATTGTCAGTTCGCTCCCGCAAAACCCGACCGAGCAAGGAAGAAATCAGTGAAAAGGTTCATTCTCTGTTAAAGCTCGTGCAGCTAGATGGTCTCGCACATCGCTATCCCTCACAGCTATCCGGTGGTCAGCGCCAGCGTGTTGCATTGGCGAGGGCGTTGGCAGTGGAACCAAAATTTTTGCTGCTGGATGAACCGTTTGGCGCTTTGGATACGAAAGTGAGACAGGAGCTGCGTCGCTGGCTCCGTCATCTGCACGGGAAGCTCGGGCTGACGATTCTGTTCGTCACACACGATCAGGAGGAAGCGATGGAATTGGCGGATCAGGTAGTTGTGATGAATGAAGGGCGAGTAGAGCAGGTAGGATCGCCCGAAGAAATTTATCATCATCCGGCGAATCCGTTCGTGTACAGCTTTCTCGGGCGGGTCAATCTGTTTCACGGACGAATCCAAAATGGCAAAATCAAGCTCGGCGAAGCAGAGTTCGAGACAGATTGGAAAGATAAAGCGGTGGAGGCTCCCGCTGTCGGATACATGCGCCCACATGATGTAGAGATTTCGTTGCGTCCGCCAGAGGGGAAGTCTGCCAGATCTGTTCAGGCCGAGATTAACCATATTTCCCTCTTGGGTCCGATCGTTCGTCTTGACTTGAAGCGTTTGGACACGGATGAGGTGTTTGAAGCCGAAATGAGCAGGCAGCGCTTTATGGAGTTGAACGTAGAAGAGGAGAGCATTGTGTACGTTACGTTGCACAATGTATCGATCTACGTGGATTCACAGCCTTTGCAGACACATCGCCCTGCTCTCGTTCCGTTGCAGGCCAGTGTTTGA
- the cysW gene encoding sulfate ABC transporter permease subunit CysW has product MKHLTEPAYIRWTLIIVALLFLGLFLILPLVAVFTEAFRQGAEVFVASITDEETLSAVKLTLLVAAISVPLNVTFGIAAAWAIAKFSFPGKNVLLTLIDLPFAVSPVIAGLIFVLLFGSQGVAAPLLEAWDFKIIFAVPGIVLATTFVTFPFVARELIPVMEAQGRDEEEAAVSLGASGWQTFLRVTLPNVKWGLLYGVILCNARAMGEFGAVSVVSGHIRGMTNTLPLHVEILYNEYQFAAAFAVATLLAALALVTLILKSLIEWKTERQAKLDEEQHYDVTGERAG; this is encoded by the coding sequence ATGAAGCATTTGACGGAGCCGGCCTATATCCGATGGACATTGATTATCGTGGCCTTGCTCTTCCTCGGCTTGTTTTTGATTCTTCCGCTTGTTGCTGTTTTTACAGAAGCGTTTCGGCAAGGGGCGGAGGTGTTCGTTGCGTCCATTACAGATGAGGAAACGTTATCCGCTGTCAAGCTCACCTTGCTTGTGGCTGCCATTAGCGTTCCGCTGAATGTGACGTTCGGGATCGCTGCTGCATGGGCAATCGCCAAGTTTTCGTTCCCGGGTAAAAATGTGTTGCTTACGTTGATAGATTTGCCTTTTGCCGTGTCTCCAGTCATTGCGGGTCTGATCTTTGTCCTCTTGTTTGGGAGTCAAGGTGTGGCTGCGCCCTTGCTTGAGGCGTGGGATTTCAAAATCATATTTGCGGTTCCAGGTATCGTGCTCGCGACGACCTTTGTTACCTTTCCGTTCGTCGCTCGTGAACTGATTCCGGTCATGGAAGCACAGGGAAGAGACGAGGAGGAAGCAGCAGTCTCGCTCGGAGCAAGCGGCTGGCAAACATTTTTACGCGTCACGCTGCCAAACGTAAAATGGGGACTCCTGTACGGGGTCATACTGTGCAATGCCCGCGCCATGGGTGAATTCGGGGCAGTATCCGTCGTTTCCGGTCATATTCGCGGCATGACCAATACGCTCCCGTTGCATGTGGAGATTCTCTACAACGAATATCAATTCGCTGCTGCCTTTGCGGTAGCCACCTTGCTTGCTGCCTTAGCCTTGGTGACGCTTATTCTGAAAAGCTTGATCGAGTGGAAAACCGAGCGGCAGGCAAAGCTGGATGAGGAACAACACTACGACGTGACAGGAGAGAGAGCCGGATGA
- a CDS encoding amidohydrolase, with amino-acid sequence MADTVFLNGQVITVDQENRVAEAVAVRGNRILAVGSSEDVKQLIQSHTNVIDLQGKSLLPGFIDAHLHITIYGTNKLGVDCKARKIRSIADLLTALREQAEKTPRGEWVRACGFDENLMVEQRYPTLAELDEVTTAHPVFVMRTCAHHSVVNSRALAIAGYDRNTADPQGGRIDRDADGELTGFLIETAHMNMFEKAAFTETEYIQGLQLASEDFVAAGITSVHDAGGYGPENYRAMQKAVQEGDVKVRIYAMVCALNQSDDFVRKMIDAGMVTGTGNARFRIGPAKVFTDGASIAPTMAMREPFTSRPDDYGILYYEQDELNTILGEAHARGFQITAHAQGDRAIDMLLTCFETALEAHPRENHRHRIEHAGVSAPDLLARMARLGVVPIPNPAFIYDYGDSYVNNIGERVEHMFPARDQFDAGIIAAGASDSPVTDFNPLIGIHAAVNRLSKTGQDVGINQRVSIMEAIRMFTWNGAYASFEEGIKGSIEVGKLADLVVLDGDILATSTDRIKELRVDKTMIDGEFVYQRQDEEVLQA; translated from the coding sequence ATGGCAGATACTGTTTTTCTCAATGGACAGGTGATCACGGTAGATCAAGAAAATCGGGTGGCAGAGGCAGTGGCAGTCAGAGGGAATCGCATCCTTGCTGTCGGGTCTAGTGAAGATGTGAAACAGTTGATTCAATCACATACAAACGTCATTGATTTGCAAGGGAAGAGTCTGTTGCCCGGCTTTATCGATGCCCACCTGCATATTACGATTTACGGTACGAACAAGCTGGGGGTCGATTGCAAAGCGAGAAAGATCCGGTCGATTGCTGACCTGCTCACTGCACTGAGAGAACAAGCGGAAAAAACACCCAGAGGGGAATGGGTAAGGGCATGTGGTTTCGATGAAAATCTCATGGTCGAGCAGCGTTATCCGACGCTTGCCGAGCTGGATGAAGTGACGACAGCGCATCCTGTTTTTGTCATGAGGACGTGCGCTCATCATTCTGTCGTAAACAGCAGAGCGCTTGCCATTGCGGGTTATGACCGAAACACAGCCGATCCCCAAGGTGGACGTATTGATCGTGATGCAGATGGTGAGCTAACCGGATTCCTCATCGAAACGGCACATATGAACATGTTTGAAAAAGCTGCCTTTACAGAAACCGAGTATATTCAAGGCCTACAATTGGCTTCGGAAGACTTTGTTGCTGCGGGTATTACTAGTGTCCACGATGCGGGAGGATACGGTCCGGAGAACTATCGGGCGATGCAAAAAGCGGTACAGGAAGGTGATGTGAAAGTTCGCATCTATGCAATGGTTTGTGCGCTGAATCAATCCGATGATTTTGTCCGAAAGATGATCGATGCCGGAATGGTAACGGGTACAGGGAATGCTCGCTTCCGTATCGGACCCGCGAAAGTTTTTACAGATGGGGCAAGCATTGCGCCCACGATGGCCATGCGTGAACCGTTCACCAGCCGACCAGATGATTACGGAATTCTCTACTATGAACAGGACGAGTTGAATACCATTTTGGGAGAGGCACATGCAAGAGGTTTTCAAATTACCGCTCATGCCCAGGGAGATCGAGCGATTGACATGCTGCTGACATGCTTTGAAACGGCACTAGAAGCACATCCGCGCGAGAACCACCGACATCGAATTGAACATGCGGGTGTATCTGCGCCAGATCTGTTGGCGAGAATGGCTCGGCTAGGTGTCGTACCCATCCCGAATCCTGCTTTTATCTACGATTACGGAGATTCGTATGTGAACAACATCGGAGAGCGTGTCGAGCATATGTTTCCGGCTAGGGATCAGTTCGACGCGGGGATCATTGCAGCAGGAGCGTCGGATAGTCCCGTGACTGATTTCAATCCGCTGATCGGGATTCATGCTGCCGTTAATCGGTTGAGTAAAACAGGTCAGGATGTGGGGATCAATCAAAGGGTCAGCATTATGGAGGCAATCCGTATGTTTACCTGGAACGGAGCGTACGCCAGTTTTGAGGAGGGGATCAAAGGGAGTATTGAAGTCGGGAAGCTGGCTGATCTCGTGGTGCTGGACGGCGATATTTTGGCAACCTCTACAGATCGCATCAAAGAGCTGCGCGTAGACAAAACGATGATAGATGGGGAGTTCGTCTATCAACGCCAAGATGAGGAGGTTCTGCAAGCATGA
- a CDS encoding sulfate ABC transporter substrate-binding protein, translating into MAGCSAAAPAETGNGAGGSNSTVELLNVSYDPTREFYQDINKEFASEWQQKTGQTVTIKQSHGGSGKQSRSVIDGLEADVITLALAYDIDAIAERGLIPADWQKKLSDNSSPYTSTIVFLVRKGNPKQIKDWDDLIKPGISVITPNPKTSGGARWNYLAAWGYALKTNGGDEAKAQEFVSQLFKNVPVLDSGARGSTTTFVERGIGDVLIAWENEAYLAVNELGKDKFEIVNPSLSILAEPPVTIVDKYADKHKTKEVAEAYLQFLYTKKGQEIAAKHFYRPRSQEVLQAHTPGFPEIKLFTIDELFGGWTKAQKTHFADQGVFDQLYKP; encoded by the coding sequence ATGGCAGGCTGCTCAGCTGCTGCACCAGCAGAAACAGGGAATGGAGCGGGGGGCAGCAACTCTACGGTAGAGCTGCTCAATGTTTCCTATGATCCGACACGCGAGTTTTACCAAGACATCAACAAGGAGTTTGCCTCAGAGTGGCAACAAAAGACAGGTCAAACAGTGACGATCAAGCAATCACATGGCGGTTCAGGCAAGCAATCCCGCTCCGTCATCGATGGTTTGGAAGCAGATGTAATCACCCTTGCCCTCGCTTATGATATTGACGCGATTGCTGAACGCGGTCTGATTCCTGCCGATTGGCAAAAGAAGCTCTCGGACAACAGCTCGCCTTACACCTCCACGATTGTGTTTCTCGTGCGCAAAGGCAATCCGAAGCAAATCAAAGATTGGGATGATTTGATCAAGCCTGGTATCTCCGTGATCACCCCGAACCCGAAAACGTCTGGGGGAGCCAGATGGAATTACTTGGCTGCCTGGGGATATGCCCTGAAGACAAATGGGGGAGATGAAGCGAAGGCACAAGAATTCGTGTCACAATTGTTTAAGAATGTACCCGTCCTCGATTCTGGGGCACGTGGTTCGACCACTACTTTTGTCGAGCGTGGCATTGGGGATGTGCTGATTGCTTGGGAAAACGAAGCGTATCTCGCTGTCAATGAACTAGGGAAAGACAAGTTTGAGATTGTGAATCCGTCCTTGAGCATCTTGGCTGAACCGCCTGTCACCATCGTTGACAAATACGCTGACAAGCACAAGACAAAAGAAGTAGCAGAAGCATACCTCCAGTTCCTGTATACCAAAAAAGGCCAAGAGATCGCAGCCAAGCATTTCTACCGCCCTCGTTCGCAGGAAGTGCTCCAAGCACATACACCCGGATTCCCCGAAATCAAATTGTTTACCATCGATGAGTTGTTTGGTGGCTGGACGAAAGCACAAAAGACTCATTTTGCAGATCAAGGCGTCTTCGATCAACTTTATAAACCATAG
- a CDS encoding PucR family transcriptional regulator: MVSVMITVRELIQVGGFDESSVLAGADSLENELLGVTSFDSPDGHRWLRAGEFVLTTGFPFLSQQKTCTKRLITLIDELVAIGTPGLAIKLGRYMEDLPEAVLSHATKKAFPILSFPMDKAWSDVIVPVVQCINDKQRIELDRTHAIYERFHHYLTGGAPVSTLTDLLSDILDAPVSIHVPQHKWKWDSSLAPLPLDHSLDKLYGQRAPIRLTQEPLSRQKEGIHVRWLLHDQIVQGTIIIGQRERDLYAWEKVAIEQSAALLSLEMQRQRAIQETFQRFRNDFLQQLVSGQIVSHEMLMRKADEVGWELSDHYIAMILSSSPHDKTGMELWQENHHLLNALHSFFSSNEAILYGLDQENRVLLLVPLSIHVAMESLSQWLQEQCLKTVTKQLDQPVFAGIGRYHPEREGIVRSYREALISLRTALHSANPANVSSLSVKSYHDLGLERIMYADDPATEAQAFAEECLGKIQSYDREKNGQLLQTLQVFLQTDGNYAEAARRLYVHKNTIKYRIQLIREWTGLNAENGHDQMLLRIAMTAHVIGHRL; this comes from the coding sequence ATGGTGAGCGTAATGATTACTGTCCGTGAGCTCATACAAGTTGGTGGCTTTGATGAATCGTCAGTGCTTGCAGGCGCGGACTCTTTAGAAAATGAACTGCTAGGTGTCACTTCGTTTGATTCTCCCGATGGCCATAGGTGGCTGCGGGCTGGTGAATTCGTTCTGACGACAGGCTTTCCATTTCTCTCTCAGCAAAAAACATGTACGAAACGGCTGATCACGCTCATCGATGAGCTAGTCGCCATCGGCACCCCCGGGCTTGCCATCAAATTAGGTCGATACATGGAGGACCTTCCTGAAGCCGTTCTCTCCCACGCTACGAAAAAGGCTTTTCCCATTCTGTCCTTTCCGATGGATAAAGCTTGGTCGGATGTCATCGTGCCAGTTGTTCAATGCATCAATGACAAACAGCGCATCGAGCTGGATAGAACCCATGCTATTTATGAACGATTTCATCACTATTTAACGGGTGGAGCTCCGGTTTCTACTTTGACAGATTTACTGTCCGATATCCTTGATGCTCCTGTCTCCATCCATGTCCCCCAGCATAAATGGAAATGGGATTCTTCTCTTGCTCCGCTCCCACTCGATCATTCTTTGGACAAGCTTTACGGTCAGCGCGCTCCGATTCGACTCACGCAAGAGCCTCTTAGCAGACAAAAAGAGGGAATCCATGTCCGGTGGCTTCTCCACGACCAAATCGTGCAGGGAACCATCATCATTGGACAGCGGGAACGTGATCTATACGCGTGGGAAAAAGTCGCCATCGAGCAAAGTGCTGCCCTCTTGTCACTTGAAATGCAGCGCCAACGAGCCATCCAGGAAACATTCCAGCGTTTTCGCAATGATTTCTTGCAACAACTCGTCAGTGGCCAGATCGTCTCACACGAAATGCTCATGCGAAAAGCCGATGAAGTCGGCTGGGAGTTGTCCGATCACTATATTGCGATGATCCTAAGCTCCTCCCCCCACGACAAGACCGGCATGGAACTTTGGCAAGAAAACCATCATCTTCTGAATGCGTTGCACAGCTTTTTTTCCTCAAATGAAGCGATTCTGTATGGATTGGATCAGGAAAATCGTGTCCTCTTGCTCGTACCGTTGTCTATTCATGTCGCTATGGAATCGCTTTCGCAATGGTTGCAGGAACAGTGCTTGAAGACGGTCACCAAGCAACTGGATCAACCCGTTTTTGCAGGAATTGGACGATATCATCCTGAACGGGAAGGCATCGTTCGTAGTTACAGGGAAGCGTTGATCAGCTTGCGAACCGCTCTACATTCTGCAAACCCAGCCAACGTCTCTTCTCTTAGCGTCAAAAGCTACCACGACTTAGGACTCGAGCGAATCATGTACGCAGACGATCCTGCGACAGAAGCACAAGCGTTTGCAGAAGAATGTCTGGGCAAAATTCAAAGCTATGATCGTGAAAAGAACGGACAGCTCTTGCAAACTTTGCAAGTGTTTTTGCAAACGGATGGCAATTACGCAGAAGCCGCGCGTCGTTTGTATGTCCATAAAAATACAATCAAATACCGCATCCAGCTCATCCGGGAGTGGACCGGATTGAATGCGGAAAACGGACACGATCAAATGCTGCTGCGCATTGCCATGACTGCACATGTCATTGGGCATCGCCTTTAA
- a CDS encoding DUF3311 domain-containing protein, producing the protein MKARDWLGVLPFIGMLGGIPFVNRVEPYVLGMPFVLFWIVLWVVLTSVIMAFLNKIDPATKEDGQ; encoded by the coding sequence ATGAAAGCGAGAGATTGGCTAGGGGTACTGCCGTTCATTGGGATGCTGGGAGGAATTCCGTTTGTGAATCGGGTTGAGCCTTATGTTTTAGGCATGCCGTTTGTCCTATTTTGGATCGTTCTCTGGGTTGTCTTAACTTCCGTCATCATGGCATTCCTCAACAAAATCGACCCTGCTACGAAGGAGGACGGCCAATGA